The region CGTACGGTTCTCGTATACGGCGCTTTCAATAGTTGGTGTGCAGAGACTGATAGGCTGCGGCTAAGTCATAAAAGCCCCAGTTTATCAGTCTTTCTTTACTTAATGCCCAGTTGACCGCCTTGTTTCCGGCATTGAACCAGTATCCCTTGCGGTCGTAGGCTATTGTTGCCGCATAATGGCTGTCTACTCCCAGTCCTATGAGTTTCCTCATTCTGGTTTTGGGCAGTTTCCACTGTTTCCAGATACACATCCGTATCCGGCGGTACAACCATCCATTCAGGCTTTCGATGTTTTTCTTCATGTCCGCTATCCCATAGTAGTTCAGCCATCCTCTCATGTAGACTTTTATCTTTTCCTTGGTTCGGATGATACTCCCGCACCTGCTCCGGGAAGTAAGCCTGCGCAGTTTCTCCTTGGCTTTCTTCCATGACGTTCCATGGACACGGATATAGGTCCCTGTTCCGTTCTTCCCAAAACAAAAACCAAGGAACTTAAAATTTTGGATTGCGAACACACTGACCGTTCGGCTCTTTTCCCGATTCACTCTCAGTTTCAGCCTTGCCTCCAGATATTTCGTGCTGGATTCCAGCAGTCGTTCTGCCGCCCGTTCGCTCTTTGCCAGCAGTACGATGTCGTCTGCATAGCGGATACACGGTACGCCCCGTCTGTGGAACTCCCAGTCGAACTCATTCAGATACGCGTTTGCTAAGAGTGGGGATAGATTTCCTCCCTGCGGGGAGCCTTCCTTCGTTTCTGTCACAACACCGTTTTCCATCACTCCACTTTTCAGGTACCGCTTCACCATCTGCACCACTCTTTCGTCTTTTACTTGTTTCCTCAACAGGTTCAGCAGTATCGTATGGTTCAGCGTATCAAAGTATTTCGATAAGTCGAGAACTACTGCCCTCGTGTATCCCTGTTCGATATACTCCTTTATCCTGAGAATGGCGTCTTTTGCTCCTCGTCCCGGACGATAGCCGAAGCTGTCTTTCGAGAACAATGGTTCGTAGATTGGCATGAGCTGTTGAAGCATTGCCTGCTGGATGATACGGTCTATTACGGTGGGGATACCAAGCTTTCGTATCCCTCCCTCCGGCTTCGGAATCTCCACACGCCTGACTGGAGATGGGGTATACTTCCCCTTCCTGATTCTCTCTACCAGTTCATAGTTATTCTCCCTCAGCCATGGTAACGCCGCTTCAATGGTCATTCCATCCACTCCCGGCGCTCCCTTGTTTGCCTTCACTCTTTTGTAAGCCCTGTTCAGATTTTCCTTGTTCAGTATCTTACTTAAGATGTCTGGCTCTGCACTGTCTCTTTCCTTCCATATCCGGTTGAATGAGCGGTGCGCTCTCACATACCCTTTGCGTTCCGCGCTATCTCTTTGCGAGCAGCTTTCTCTGTTTTCTGTACCCATCTGCCCATTCCTCCTTTCCCTGTCGTACTAAAGACTCCTATTGATTCGGTCCTTCACTGAAAACAGCTACTATGACCTCTGCTGACTTCTGTACGCTCAGCATTACCTCTCGGCAATGGTTACTCCTTTCAGAGCATTCCGTACAGACCTCCCTGGGTACCACACGTTTCTTTCCCTCCATCTATCTGCCGCATTTACTGTACACGATTCCGTGTAGCTATCGGGCTTCATCTTGTGTTGCAGACTTACCCTCATGTACAGCCTTCTATACGGTTTCTGTCCGTCAGACCAGAGGTTTGCCCATGGGTTCGTTCCCCACATCCGGCTTCCTTCAGATTTGCAGTCACCTGCAACACCCTTGCCTTCGGCTATATCCTTCCCGCTACCAGGTGGATTCAGGACTTTCACCCGTTAGAAACGTGCGCCGCCAGGCGCACAACAGATAAAGAGAGGATGTCCATCAGAGCGGACATCCTCCTTTTTGAGCGGATTCAGCTGCTTCCTATACAATCTGATACTTTGCCACGTACACCGGGAACGTATCAGTACCTTTTATATCCTTGCCTTTTGTGATGGTCACATTCTTATCAGTCACGGCATATTCTACGCTGGCCCCAGCTTCTATCACCGTATCCTGCATGAGCACACAGTTCTTTACCCTGGCGCCCATTCCTATCTTCACACCGCGGAACAGGATGCTGTTTTCCACCTCGCCCTCAATGATGCATCCATCGGCAGCCATGATGTTGGCGGCCTTTGAACCGTTGATATACCGGGCGGGATTGTCGTCGCGAATCTTGGTATAGATGGGATTGCCGGCGGAGAAGAGCGCGTTAACATTGGCATCGTCCAGCATCTTCATATTCTCGTCAAAATAGCTCTTCATGCTGCTGATTCGCGCCACATATCCGTCGTAGCGGAATGCCTGCACGTTCAGCCTTCCTATCTGGGGCGCCAGGATATCGCGCTCAAAGAATACCTGTCCGCGCACATAGGCAGTGTTTATCTGGTCAATCAGGAGCTCCCGGTCAATGATGTAGATGTTCATGGAGAAATTCTGCACTCCTGGTTCTTTGGAGTTCATGTACATCTTGGTAACACGGCCATTGTCAATGGCCAGGGTATAGTAGAGACTTTTTCCGATGTCCCGGTGTCCGGTGAGATCGCCGGGAAGGGGTTCCTCCCTGTAGGCAACGGTAACATCGGCCTGACTGTCCATATGGGCCTGAATCAATGCGTTGAAATCAAAGTTGACAGCCAGGTTTGTATCGGCCATGACCACATACTTTTCTTTCTGCTCCTTCAGGAAATCCAGGATGCTGGCCAGCGCTTCCACGCGTCCATTGTAGATGCTCACTGTTTTTTCTGCAAAGGGCGGGACCAGGTTAAGGCCGCCGTTCTTACGGGTCAGGTCCCATTCACGGCCTGAGCCCAGATGGTCCATCAGGGAGTGATAATTCCTGCGGACAATCAGGGAAATATTATCAATTCCGCAGTTCGCCATGCTGGAAAGGATGAAATCCACCAGACGGTAACGGCTGGCAAAAGGAATGGAGGCCATCAGGCGCTCGCTGACCAGGTCGGGAACCAGGGAATCATAGCTGTTGGGAAAAAGGATGCCAAGGGCATTTGCATTGGAATTTACCATTGTTCTTCACCGCCTTTTACATTATTCTTTACCATGGCACTGGGACCAATCTTGGCATCGGGTCCGATTTCAATGCCGGGCCCGATGGTGGCCACACCTTTTTCGCCGTCAGAGGGCATGGCTCCAACCACTGCGTTTTCTCCAATTACCACGTTTTCGGCCACAATACAATGTTTTACCATGGCGCCTGCCTTGATGGTGGTGCCGCCCATAACCACGGCGTCCTCCACCTGTGCCCCGGCCTCCACCTTTACGCCTGAGAAAAGGATGGAGTGCCTGACCTGTCCGTTGATACGGCATCCGTCGGTAATCATGGAATTCTCCACCAGGGCATCGCCGCTTATCCTGTGTCCGGTCATGCCGCTGTTTCGGCTGTAAATCTTCCAGTTTTCATCAAAGAGATTGATGCCGCTGTGCTCCGGGTCCAGGACCTCCATGTTGGCCTCCCAGAGGGAGGAAATGGTCCCTACGTCCTTCCAGTATCCGTTGAAGTGATAAGCATACATCCTTCGTCCGTCACGCAGCAGGTTGGGAATGATGTTGTTGCCAAAGTCATTTTCAGAGTCCGGGTCAGCCTCATCCTCTATGAGATACTGTCTGAGGATGTCCCAGTTGAATATGTAGATGCCCATGGAAGCCAGGTTGGACTTTGGATTCTTTGGCTTTTCCTGGAATTCGGTGATGCGGTCATCTCCGTCAGCCACCATGAGTCCGAAGCGGGACGCGTCCTCCCACGGTACTTCCATGACAGCCACGCTGAATTCGGCTCCCTTTTCCTTGTGGAATTTAAGAAAGTCGCTGTAGTCCTGTTTGCAAATCTGGTCTCCTGAAAGGATGATTACATACTGCGGGTCGTACCGTTCAATAAAGGAGATATTCTGATAGATGGCATTGGCCGTGCCTTTGTACCAGTCTGAACCGGATGCCTTCTGGTAGGGCGGGAGTACATGGACACCGCCGTAGAGGCGGTCCAGATCCCAGGGCTGTCCGTTGCCGATATACTCGTTCAGGACTAGAGGCTGGTACTGGGTCAGGATGCCCACTGTATCGATTCCGGAATTCACGCAGTTTGAAAGCGGAAAATCGATGATGCGGTATTTACCGCCAAAAGGAACCGCGGGTTTTGCCAGTTTTTGGGTCAGTGCGTAGAGACGGGAGCCCTGGCCGCCGGCAAGAAGCATTGCAATCATTTCTTTAGCCATAATATTTCCCCCTGATTGGTGTTGGATATTTATACATATTGTACCATATATTGGAATGAAAAAACAGTGATTTATGCAAAATAATTAAGAAAATGATGAAAAAGTGAGAATAATATAAAAAAATGCCAAGAATATTCCGCTAGGCAGGACAGAGACAGTACAAAGCTACAAAATATAAAAAAGAAGGTGACATATAATAGAAAGTGTTGTATAATATCGTTATACTCATAAAAGAATAACGATAACCAAAAAACTATGGCTGAAAGAAAAAACAGAAATAAAAAAGGAGCTGCTGCTCCATAAATGATGACTCATCTATTTCGCAGCAGCTTCCGCAGCCAATCTTTACCCTTCCAGGGCTTTGATATCCATATCTTTTGGAAGCACCAGGCTTAAAAATACGGAGACGACAAATACAACTGCCACCACATTGGCTGAAAATACGGACTGGACCAATTCAGGGAAGATGTTCCAGATCCCAATTTCACTGGCTGTTGTAAAGCCGATTCCCACTGCCAGGGAGAGGGAGACAATGACTATGTTTCTCTGGGAAAATCCGCATTTGGCAATCATCTGTACGCCGGAGGTAAGGATGGTGCCGAACATCATAATGGTGCATCCGCCAAGCACTGCCTGGGGCAGGGAAGCAAAAAAGTTTCCCACAGGCGGAAGGAGTCCGGCCAGAATCATACAGGCAGCCCCTGTCATGATAGTGAAACGGTTGACCACCTTTGTCATGGCCACCAGGCCCACGTTCTGGGAGAATGAGGTTACGGGCGGACATCCGAATACGGTGGAGAGGGCGGACGCGTAGCCGTCGCAGGCCAGGGATCCGGATATTTCCTTTCCCGTGATTTCGCGGTTTAAACCGCCTGAAACCAGGGCAGAGGTGTCGCCTATGGTCTCTGCCGCGGATACCAGGAAGATGATGCAGGCAGAGATGATGGCCCCTGCGTGGAACTCAGGCATAAAGGGCAGCAGATGGGGGAAGGAGATGATTCCGCCGGACATAATCAGGCTTAAATCCACTTTTCCGAGGAAAATGGCGATGACATACCCCACTATCAGGCCGGCCAGTACGGACAGCTGTTTTAAGTATCCTTTGGCAAAGATGTTCCACAAAAGACAGGTCAGCAGGGTGATGGTACCCAGAATCAGGTTCTGGGCGGAACCGAAGTCGTCTGCGTATCCGCCGCCAAAGGACCTGGCGCCCACCGTAAAAAGGGAAAATCCGATGGCTGTAACCACAGAGGCAGCCACCACTGGGGTAATGATTCTGCGCCAGTATTTGGCCAGAAGTCCCAGGGTTCCTTCAAAGATACCGCCTATGAGCACGGCTCCCACCACGGCTGGATAACCGAAGTTGGCGGCAATGGTACTGAGGACTGTGACGAAGGTAAAGCTGACGCCCATGACAACGGGAAGCTTGGATCCTATCCGCCAGATGGGATACAGCTGAATCATGGTGGCGATTCCTGCCACAAACATTGCGTTCTGGAGCAGGATGGCTGTCTGGGCCTGGCTTAGGGCCGGCTGGGCAGCGCCCGCTATGATGGTAATAGGCGCAAGGTTGGAGACGAACATGGCCAGGATGTGCTGGAGGCCGAAGGGGATGGCCTTGGCGATGGGCACCCTGCCCTCCAGTCTGTATATGTTGTTGATGCTGCAATTCGTATTTCTGTTCATAATTGGTTCCCCCTGTTATAATGATAGTTAATCAGCCCCGCTGGTTTTGCGGCTGACCTGGTATACCTCCTCCACGATGCGCTCCATGGCGTTGAGGATGTTCTCATAGCCGGTGCATCTGCACAGATGCCCGGATATCAGCTTCTTAAGCTCTTCACGGTTGTATTTTTTTCCGGTTCCCACGATTTCCACCGCGCTCATGATAAGACCGGGAGTACAGAAGCCGCACTGTACGGCTGCCTCCTCGATAAATGCCTTCTGAATCGGTGACAATTCCCCATTGGGCCCCTTTAAACCTTCCACTGTCATGATGCTTTTCCCCTCGGCCCACAGGGTCATGTAGATACAGCTGTCTATGGCTTCTCCGTTTACCAGTACGGTGCAGGCGCCGCATTCCCCGACCTCGCAGCCCTTTTTCACGGATGTAAGCCCCAGACGCTGGCGCAGGGTATCCAACAGGGATTCCCTCTCATCCACAGCCAGCTCCACTTCCCTGCCATTTACTTTCATGTGTACAATCTTAAGCATTGACAGCACCTCCTGCTTTTTTTATTGCTTCTGCCAGGGCCCGTTTGGACAGTTCTTCGATGAGCTGCAGACGGAATTCCTTTGACGCCCTCCATGAGGAACGGGGGTTCACTTCTTTCAGGGCAGCCTTGCCGAAGGCCAGGATTGCTTCCCTGTCATTGACCGCGCGCCCTTTTAAACCATTCTCCGCCTCACGGCAGCGCAGAGGAGTGGGACCGGCCACGCCGTATCCCAGCCTGACATCCTCAATCCGTTCTTTATCCCGGCTCAGCTTTACGCGCACCGCACAGCCCAGGGTGGCTATCTCCATGGCCTTTCTCTTGCCGTACTTGATGTAATGACCGCTCCAGCCCTCGATGCTGCTTTTGTGTACCAGGAAACCGGTACAGACCTCGGTCCGCTGGCGGACGGTCCGGCCGGGGCCTGTATAGAATTCGCAGACCGGCACGGTGCGTTTGCCCTCCGGGCCCTCCAACAGAACATCTGCCTCCAGTGTCCACATGGTGGAAGCGGAGTCGGCCGAGGTGGCGCCGTTGCAGATATTGCCGCCGATGGTTCCGGTGTTGCGTATCTGTGGTCCGCCCACCATGTCCACGGCGTCCCCCAGCATGGGTATGTATTTCTGGATCAGGGCGTCGTTGGTGATATGGGAAAATGCAGTTCCTGCTCCTATCCACAGGCCGCCGTTATCAAGGAGGCGGACTCCCTTTAATGCTTCTATATTATGGATGGATACAACGGACCTTCCGGCATCCTTTCCTTCCCTGACACGAATCAGAACGTCTGTGCCGCCGCTTATGATTTCGGCGTCAGGATTTTTCACCAGGGCATTTATGGCATCAGCCACATCCTTGGCCTCATAAAATGATTTGATATCAAACATAACCTTCTCCTTATATCAGACCTTTTTCTTTGAATTTTTCTATGAGCCGCTGGGCGGTCATGGGAGTCACATCCATGTGGACTCCGGTGGCGTTTAAGATGGCGTTGCGGATGGCTGGGGCCACCGGGATGGCAGGAGGCTCGCCCAGGGATTTGTTTCCGTAAGGGCCGGTTGGGTCCTCCAGCTCAATGAACGCCACGTTTAAGTCCGGCGTATCCATGGCAGTGGGAATCTTGTAATCCAGCAGGTTATTATTTAAGGGCCTGCCTGTCTTTTCATCCACCAGCAGCTCCTCCGAAAGCCCGTATCCCAGTCCCATGCTCATGCCGCCGTGGACCTGGGCCCGCGCGGTCATAGGATTGATGAGTACTCCTGAGTCATGGACATTGATGATATCCTTCACCGTCACCAGTCCAAGGGGAATGTCCACCTCGATTTCCACAAAGCAGCAGCCGGAGGAAAATGTGTTGTCTTTGCACTGGTTAGTGACCTCGGCTGTGATATGTACGGAGCGGTCCAGGGAATAAAAGGCAGTGTCAGCTACCACGGACAGGTCGAAGAGCACCGGCTCCCCTCCGCTTACCACGATTTTGCTGTTTTCTATGTCCAGCATATCCGCCGACACCAGTTCCCCTTCCTTAAGTCCAAGAGTCTCCCGGAGCAGGGCAGAGGCAGCCTTTACCTCGTCCGCGTACACGGTTTTGGAGAGATCGCTTACATCATGGCTCAGCATGTAGGCGGCATACTCCAGTATCTTAAGGCGGAATTCCTCGCCGCATTTCTTGCAGGCCATGCCGGACACATAGGTCTGGCGGGATGCATAGGCCCCGGTGTCAAAGGGAGTCACGTCCGTGTCCTGGGTGGATACGATGTAGACCTTGTCAAAGGCGATGCCGGTTGTCTGGGAAGCCATCTGGGTGAATACGGTGTCGGCTCCCTGGCCGATTTCCGTAGCGCCCATGCACAGCTGCATGGAGCCGTCCTGGTTGAGTATCATGCGGGCGGAAGCTGTTTCCAGGGAGATGGGGTGCACGCCTGTCTTATAACAAAAGATAGCCATGCCCACACCCTTTCGGACCGGGCCGGTCTGATTCCGGTAGGAGCTCCACTTCTCGTCCCAGCGGATGTGCCTGCGTCCTTCCTCGATGCATTTCTTCAGACCGTAGGAATGGAAGGTGATGCCGTTGGCCGGATCCACGAAACCGTCCTCCATGCAGTTCTTCAGCCTGAATTCACAGGGGTCCATGCCAATGGCGTCTGCCAGGTCATCGGTGAGACATTCCGCAAACCATGCTGCCTGGGGAATGCCGTAGGCCCTCATGGCGCCGGCTGTGGGAGAGGAGGTGTATACGGTGAAGCAGTCCACCTCGGTGCCAAGCTCATCTCTGTAAAGATCCTTGAACACATTGCCGCAGTTGGCGCAGATGGCATGGCCGTGGGAGGCGTAGGCGCCGTTGTTGGCATAGGCATCCAGCTTCCTGGCAAGAATACGTCCGTCCTTTGTCACCAGGCCTTTACATTTTCCCTTGATGGCGTGGCGGGTGCGGGTGCCGGAGATGGTTTCCTCCCGGCTGATTTCCAGCCTGACAGGCCGTCCCCCCACGGACATGGTCAGGAATGCGTTTAAGGGTTCATAGAGCACGTCCTGCTTGTTGCCGAAGCCGCCTCCGATGTAAGGCTTTATGATGCGCACCCTTCCGATTGGAACCCCCAGGGCCTGTGCCGTACAGCGCCTGACGATGTGGGGAATCTGGGTGGAGGATACCACGGTTATCTTGCCGTTGGTGTCCACATAGGCCCATGAAACCGGCAGCTCTATGTGGCAGTGGGAAATCCTTGGGGTATCGTATTCCTTTTCCAGGGAAATGATTTCCTCCGGTCCGTAACAGGACCCGGCTTTCTTAAGTCCGTCCTCATAGGTGAAATCACTGTCACCCATGGTCATGTGGGAGTGTACGATTACATTGTCCTTCCTGAGATCCGGATGCAGGGGAGTGGCGTCCTCTGCCATGGCTGCCTCCACTGTAACAATGGGAGTATATTCTTCATATTCCACTTTAATCAGGCGGGCTGCCCTGGCTGCGGCCACCTCATCTTCCGCGATGACAGCCGCTATGTCATCCCCGTACAGACGGACCCTCTGGTTCAGTATTTTCCTGTCACAGATATCCTGATGCTTTTTTTCCACGCTCCATGGATGGCCTGCCGTAGGAAACTGGCAGTCGGGAACATCGAAGCATGTGACAATCTTCACCACACCAGGTACCTGATAGGCCTCTGTCAAGTCAAAGCTTTTGACCAGGCCGTTGGCGATGGTAGAGTGCACGACCTTACCGTGCAGGATGTCTCTTGGTTCCAGGTCCGCGGTGTACTTGGCCTCCCCGGTCACCTTCCCGTAAGCATCTACACGTTTTACTTGCTGCCCTACAATATTCATTTTTTGATTTCCTCCTTACTTTTCCTGCCAATTTCAGTACGAATCTTTACACAAATAGAAAAAAAGAGCTGGCTACATTAAGATATGTAGCCAACTCTTTGCGGTAGTTGGTAGAGACTCTGGGCCAATCCCCAGGATATACATATTGGCAAAAGAAATGTTAAATTGTTATCTTAAAAAGAATTATAGTACCTAAAAAAGTTTTAGTCTACGGCAATAATTGAGAAAATTACTGACACAATGTTGTGCAATTTGCACAAAACGGTGCCGGGATAATAAAAAGGTGAATACTTATATAATGTGGTTTCTTTGGCGTCCTATTGCATTTTCTACCTGTTTTTGTTATATTTAAACCATTGGAAATTTGTCAAAAGAACGTCTATTTTGGTGAAACCACGATATATATGTAAGAAGGAAATGAAGAGGAAGCCTGGTTTTGCCGCGGGATAAGCGGTTTCACCGGCGGATAAACGCCGGGCAAGAGTATGAAGCGATGATTTTACAGAAGAAAATGTTGGTCGTGGAAGACAATGAAAAAACCGAATGATATTAAGGAAAATTCTGTCATCCAAATATAAGGTGCTGGAAGCCGGCAATTGTCTGGAAGCACTGTCTCCTTAGGGAATATGGAGAGATGGTTTTTCTTATTTTACTGGACATCGTCATGAGTACCATAGCGTCCCAGTCCATAGGGAAAGCCGTGAAGCTCCAGCAGGTGCTCATCAATATCCTGAGCAATACCATCAAGTTTACCAAGGAGGGAGGTAAGGTCGCCTTTTCGGCCTCCCAGCGCAGAAAGACCAAGAATGATGCACCAAGTGCTGGTTCGTTCTGGTATATCGGGATGTCCAGGATGAACTTCTGCCGGAGCGGGAGCGGAATGTGTAGATCAGCCGGCTGGCCACGGCAGCTAAGGCCGCATACCAGATGCTGATTGCGGTTAACCTGACACAGAATACTTATCACATGGTGAAATACCAGCGGTTTCCGGTGAAAGCACCGGAGCCGGAGGACCGCTTTGACGATCTGATTGAATTTGAGCTGGAAACAGTCCATTATCGCCATGACGGCTGACGCCTTTGCGGAGGATATAAAGAGGACCCGCCTGTCCGGCTGCTTGGATTTCAAGAGGCAGAACAGGTGGGATGAAATGATGGATATATCCGGTCCGAATTAATGGAAGGGATGGGGTTACAGTGATTAGGAAACAGATATACAGGGCTGGATGGACCGCCATGGTCCTGCTGGTTTTGACATCCTGCCGGCTGAAGGATACGAGGCAGGCATATCCGGAGGATGAAGGCACCGCGCAACAGCAGCAGGCTGTCAGCCAGTCCGGAAAACATGAGGACCCGGAAGCGGAACAGGGGCTGCCACGGGAGTCCGCGGCCGGGAATGCCGGGGCACCCGGAAGGGCCGGGGCATCGGGAAGGGCCGGGACACCCGGGAATGCCAAAGCAGCCGGAGGCGCCGGACTGGAAGAGCCGGGAACCGCTGTCAGGGCAGTACAAAACCTGGGAGCCCGCAACCAGCTTATAACAGGCAGGTTCTTTAAGGCGGGGGATATACGGTGCGGCCTGTCCTTTGAACTCACCGGAGAAGGCTGGGAGTCAGAGCGGCTGAAATGTGTCTTTACCCTTCCGGATGAGATGCATACCAGCTATTATGACAGCATGAGAAGCGCGGAAATCCTGACTGAGAGGGGCAAAAAGACATACAAGATA is a window of Enterocloster clostridioformis DNA encoding:
- the glgD gene encoding glucose-1-phosphate adenylyltransferase subunit GlgD, with protein sequence MVNSNANALGILFPNSYDSLVPDLVSERLMASIPFASRYRLVDFILSSMANCGIDNISLIVRRNYHSLMDHLGSGREWDLTRKNGGLNLVPPFAEKTVSIYNGRVEALASILDFLKEQKEKYVVMADTNLAVNFDFNALIQAHMDSQADVTVAYREEPLPGDLTGHRDIGKSLYYTLAIDNGRVTKMYMNSKEPGVQNFSMNIYIIDRELLIDQINTAYVRGQVFFERDILAPQIGRLNVQAFRYDGYVARISSMKSYFDENMKMLDDANVNALFSAGNPIYTKIRDDNPARYINGSKAANIMAADGCIIEGEVENSILFRGVKIGMGARVKNCVLMQDTVIEAGASVEYAVTDKNVTITKGKDIKGTDTFPVYVAKYQIV
- the xdhA gene encoding xanthine dehydrogenase subunit XdhA, with the translated sequence MNIVGQQVKRVDAYGKVTGEAKYTADLEPRDILHGKVVHSTIANGLVKSFDLTEAYQVPGVVKIVTCFDVPDCQFPTAGHPWSVEKKHQDICDRKILNQRVRLYGDDIAAVIAEDEVAAARAARLIKVEYEEYTPIVTVEAAMAEDATPLHPDLRKDNVIVHSHMTMGDSDFTYEDGLKKAGSCYGPEEIISLEKEYDTPRISHCHIELPVSWAYVDTNGKITVVSSTQIPHIVRRCTAQALGVPIGRVRIIKPYIGGGFGNKQDVLYEPLNAFLTMSVGGRPVRLEISREETISGTRTRHAIKGKCKGLVTKDGRILARKLDAYANNGAYASHGHAICANCGNVFKDLYRDELGTEVDCFTVYTSSPTAGAMRAYGIPQAAWFAECLTDDLADAIGMDPCEFRLKNCMEDGFVDPANGITFHSYGLKKCIEEGRRHIRWDEKWSSYRNQTGPVRKGVGMAIFCYKTGVHPISLETASARMILNQDGSMQLCMGATEIGQGADTVFTQMASQTTGIAFDKVYIVSTQDTDVTPFDTGAYASRQTYVSGMACKKCGEEFRLKILEYAAYMLSHDVSDLSKTVYADEVKAASALLRETLGLKEGELVSADMLDIENSKIVVSGGEPVLFDLSVVADTAFYSLDRSVHITAEVTNQCKDNTFSSGCCFVEIEVDIPLGLVTVKDIINVHDSGVLINPMTARAQVHGGMSMGLGYGLSEELLVDEKTGRPLNNNLLDYKIPTAMDTPDLNVAFIELEDPTGPYGNKSLGEPPAIPVAPAIRNAILNATGVHMDVTPMTAQRLIEKFKEKGLI
- the ltrA gene encoding group II intron reverse transcriptase/maturase, producing MGTENRESCSQRDSAERKGYVRAHRSFNRIWKERDSAEPDILSKILNKENLNRAYKRVKANKGAPGVDGMTIEAALPWLRENNYELVERIRKGKYTPSPVRRVEIPKPEGGIRKLGIPTVIDRIIQQAMLQQLMPIYEPLFSKDSFGYRPGRGAKDAILRIKEYIEQGYTRAVVLDLSKYFDTLNHTILLNLLRKQVKDERVVQMVKRYLKSGVMENGVVTETKEGSPQGGNLSPLLANAYLNEFDWEFHRRGVPCIRYADDIVLLAKSERAAERLLESSTKYLEARLKLRVNREKSRTVSVFAIQNFKFLGFCFGKNGTGTYIRVHGTSWKKAKEKLRRLTSRSRCGSIIRTKEKIKVYMRGWLNYYGIADMKKNIESLNGWLYRRIRMCIWKQWKLPKTRMRKLIGLGVDSHYAATIAYDRKGYWFNAGNKAVNWALSKERLINWGFYDLAAAYQSLHTNY
- a CDS encoding glucose-1-phosphate adenylyltransferase; this translates as MAKEMIAMLLAGGQGSRLYALTQKLAKPAVPFGGKYRIIDFPLSNCVNSGIDTVGILTQYQPLVLNEYIGNGQPWDLDRLYGGVHVLPPYQKASGSDWYKGTANAIYQNISFIERYDPQYVIILSGDQICKQDYSDFLKFHKEKGAEFSVAVMEVPWEDASRFGLMVADGDDRITEFQEKPKNPKSNLASMGIYIFNWDILRQYLIEDEADPDSENDFGNNIIPNLLRDGRRMYAYHFNGYWKDVGTISSLWEANMEVLDPEHSGINLFDENWKIYSRNSGMTGHRISGDALVENSMITDGCRINGQVRHSILFSGVKVEAGAQVEDAVVMGGTTIKAGAMVKHCIVAENVVIGENAVVGAMPSDGEKGVATIGPGIEIGPDAKIGPSAMVKNNVKGGEEQW
- a CDS encoding uracil-xanthine permease family protein — encoded protein: MNRNTNCSINNIYRLEGRVPIAKAIPFGLQHILAMFVSNLAPITIIAGAAQPALSQAQTAILLQNAMFVAGIATMIQLYPIWRIGSKLPVVMGVSFTFVTVLSTIAANFGYPAVVGAVLIGGIFEGTLGLLAKYWRRIITPVVAASVVTAIGFSLFTVGARSFGGGYADDFGSAQNLILGTITLLTCLLWNIFAKGYLKQLSVLAGLIVGYVIAIFLGKVDLSLIMSGGIISFPHLLPFMPEFHAGAIISACIIFLVSAAETIGDTSALVSGGLNREITGKEISGSLACDGYASALSTVFGCPPVTSFSQNVGLVAMTKVVNRFTIMTGAACMILAGLLPPVGNFFASLPQAVLGGCTIMMFGTILTSGVQMIAKCGFSQRNIVIVSLSLAVGIGFTTASEIGIWNIFPELVQSVFSANVVAVVFVVSVFLSLVLPKDMDIKALEG
- the xdhB gene encoding xanthine dehydrogenase subunit XdhB, which encodes MFDIKSFYEAKDVADAINALVKNPDAEIISGGTDVLIRVREGKDAGRSVVSIHNIEALKGVRLLDNGGLWIGAGTAFSHITNDALIQKYIPMLGDAVDMVGGPQIRNTGTIGGNICNGATSADSASTMWTLEADVLLEGPEGKRTVPVCEFYTGPGRTVRQRTEVCTGFLVHKSSIEGWSGHYIKYGKRKAMEIATLGCAVRVKLSRDKERIEDVRLGYGVAGPTPLRCREAENGLKGRAVNDREAILAFGKAALKEVNPRSSWRASKEFRLQLIEELSKRALAEAIKKAGGAVNA
- the xdhC gene encoding xanthine dehydrogenase subunit XdhC → MLKIVHMKVNGREVELAVDERESLLDTLRQRLGLTSVKKGCEVGECGACTVLVNGEAIDSCIYMTLWAEGKSIMTVEGLKGPNGELSPIQKAFIEEAAVQCGFCTPGLIMSAVEIVGTGKKYNREELKKLISGHLCRCTGYENILNAMERIVEEVYQVSRKTSGAD